A genomic stretch from Candidatus Methanomassiliicoccus intestinalis Issoire-Mx1 includes:
- a CDS encoding NUDIX domain-containing protein — protein MKTTFGIAVRDGKFLMVYNPKRSGWEMPGGKVETGESFEEGVIREFKEESGLTFIPVVSRQVDAECVMFAGRVEQYEGKGEMIWKEFSSLPPDLAFPKCEYEEQIAWAAAALGDE, from the coding sequence TTGAAGACAACATTTGGCATCGCTGTCAGAGATGGAAAGTTTCTCATGGTTTACAATCCAAAGCGCAGCGGCTGGGAGATGCCAGGCGGCAAAGTTGAGACCGGAGAGAGTTTTGAAGAAGGAGTAATCCGCGAGTTCAAAGAAGAATCAGGACTAACTTTCATCCCGGTAGTTTCACGGCAGGTAGATGCTGAATGCGTGATGTTTGCCGGAAGAGTTGAGCAGTATGAAGGCAAAGGTGAAATGATTTGGAAAGAATTCTCCTCTCTGCCTCCAGACTTGGCCTTTCCAAAATGTGAATATGAAGAACAGATTGCATGGGCCGCAGCCGCGCTGGGTGACGAATAA
- a CDS encoding fibrillarin-like rRNA/tRNA 2'-O-methyltransferase — protein sequence MMRESSFGGVFEDGDKIYTVNSTPGRKVYGEKLIDCGGVEYREWVPNRSKLAAYFMKGGSFFPFHDDSKVLYLGAASGTTSSHIADIVVKGTVSCVEFSPRSFRDLVSVCESRTNMIPILADATRPEEYSFVVSSPDIVYQDIAQKGQAAIFIKNFKAFSAKSGMLVIKSRSEDVSKDPRKIYAAACDELTAAGLKVVELQTLDPFEKDHAMIGVELL from the coding sequence TATATACGGTTAATTCTACGCCTGGCAGGAAAGTCTACGGTGAAAAACTGATCGACTGCGGCGGTGTGGAGTATAGAGAGTGGGTGCCGAATCGCAGTAAACTCGCGGCATATTTCATGAAGGGAGGATCTTTTTTCCCATTTCATGATGATTCCAAAGTTCTCTACTTAGGCGCGGCTTCCGGGACGACTTCCAGCCACATTGCAGATATTGTTGTGAAAGGGACGGTATCCTGCGTAGAATTCTCGCCAAGATCATTCAGGGACTTAGTCTCAGTCTGCGAATCCAGAACCAATATGATCCCGATTCTAGCAGACGCTACAAGGCCTGAGGAATATTCTTTTGTTGTATCATCCCCAGACATTGTTTATCAGGACATAGCCCAGAAAGGGCAGGCGGCAATATTCATTAAGAATTTCAAAGCGTTTTCTGCAAAGTCTGGAATGCTGGTTATTAAATCCCGGTCGGAGGATGTTTCAAAAGACCCTAGGAAAATCTACGCGGCTGCATGCGATGAGCTGACTGCCGCCGGTTTAAAGGTAGTTGAATTACAGACCCTGGATCCATTTGAAAAGGATCACGCAATGATTGGTGTGGAATTACTTTGA